From the Euphorbia lathyris chromosome 6, ddEupLath1.1, whole genome shotgun sequence genome, one window contains:
- the LOC136232000 gene encoding F-box/kelch-repeat protein At3g23880-like has translation MDKKWRYTEQETVVELPEEIVREIMLRLPVKSLLRLKTARKSWYSIINCYEFIKQHLNLARAAHYNQHKGLLGLLIDHNHASYPCVVHKEDSEGILHAKGFDFPYRFFVGHENEYPISICNSCDGLICFDISRDHKILIWNPSIPTEYKIIQSQPISDVDSVAIGYDPNSDDYKIIKVPSKCAIGEDKVSVEIFSLKSNSWRSKRISKRAVFYSNTYGMIYAKNGLHWIASEFNKEDEKITECIIYFDLVEEVLGYMKLPSEILFSVVMNYKDSIAIVGQCSEGWRQELWVLEDGCGMKCTWNKILCFDSITDHFFFCRSFTWNGEILLRTMEGQLSKYDTKDGTFKHVVVQGDKFAYDKKGSYNSLCASPYIESLVSPRQFAVGEIE, from the coding sequence ATGGATAAAAAATGGAGATATACAGAACAAGAGACGGTGGTAGAATTGCCGGAGGAGATTGTGAGAGAAATTATGTTGAGATTGCCCGTGAAATCTCTTTTGAGATTGAAGACGGCGCGTAAGTCTTGGTATTCCATTATAAACTGTTATGAGTTCATAAAGCAACATCTAAATCTTGCTCGTGCTGCCCATTACAATCAGCACAAGGGTTTGCTTGGCCTTCTTATTGATCATAACCATGCATCCTATCCGTGCGTTGTGCACAAAGAAGATTCTGAAGGCATTTTACATGCTAAAGGATTTGATTTTCCATATCGGTTTTTTGTTGGTCATGAAAATGAGTATCCTATCAGCATTTGTAACTCTTGCGATGGATTAATATGCTTTGACATCTCTAGAGATCATAAGATACTCATATGGAATCCATCTATTCCAACAGAGTATAAGATAATACAATCCCAACCGATTTCAGATGTTGATTCAGTCGCAATCGGTTATGATCCTAACTCTGATGATTACAAGATTATAAAAGTCCCTTCCAAATGTGCCATTGGTGAAGATAAGGTTTCAGTTGAAATATTTTCATTGAAAAGCAACTCATGGAGAAGCAAGAGAATATCCAAAAGGGCAGTCTTCTACAGTAATACTTACGGGATGATTTATGCAAAGAATGGTCTCCATTGGATTGCTTCAGAGTTTAACAAAGAAGATGAGAAGATCACAGagtgtataatatattttgatttggtgGAAGAAGTTTTGGGTTATATGAAATTGCCTTCAGAAATCCTGTTTTCAGTTGTGATGAATTACAAGGATTCTATAGCAATTGTTGGGCAATGCTCTGAAGGGTGGCGTCAAGAATTATGGGTCCTTGAAGACGGTTGTGGGATGAAATGCACATGGAACAAAATTCTCTGTTTTGATTCTATTACTGACCATTTCTTCTTTTGCCGTAGTTTTACGTGGAATGGAGAAATTTTGTTGCGGACAATGGAAGGCCAACTTAGCAAATATGACACAAAAGATGGTACATTCAAGCATGTTGTGGTTCAGGGGGATAAATTTGCATATGACAAGAAGGGTTCTTACAACTCCTTGTGTGCATCTCCGTACATTGAGAGTTTAGTTTCGCCAAGACAGTTTGCAGTAGGTGAGATTGAATGA